In Chiroxiphia lanceolata isolate bChiLan1 chromosome 9, bChiLan1.pri, whole genome shotgun sequence, one DNA window encodes the following:
- the PRKAB2 gene encoding 5'-AMP-activated protein kinase subunit beta-2 isoform X1 produces the protein MGNTTSERVSGERHGSKSHRSDGSGASHPTKEHPHKIMVGSTDDPSVFSSHDSKIPGDKEFVSWQPDLEESVKPSQQARPTVIRWADGGKEVFISGSFNNWSTKIPLIKSHNDFVAILDLPEGEHQYKFFVDGQWVHDPSEPVVTSQMGTINNLIHVKKSDFEVFDALKVDSLESSETSGRDLSSSPPGPYGQEMYVYRPEERFKSPPILPPHLLQVILNKDTNISCDPALLPEPNHVMLNHLYALSIKDGVMVLSATHRYKKKYVTTLLYKPI, from the exons ATGGGGAACACCACCAGCGAGCGAGTGTCCGGGGAGCGCCATGGCTCCAAGTCCCACCGCTCGGACGGCTCCGGTGCCTCCCACCCCACCAAGGAGCACCCGCACAAGATCATGGTGGGCAGCACCGATGACCCCAGCGTTTTCAGCTCCCATGACTCCAAG ATTCCTGGGGACAAGGAGTTTGTGTCGTGGCAGCCAGATCTAGAGGAGTCAGTGAAACCATCCCAACAGGCTCGACCAACTGTCATCCGCTGGGCCGATGGAGGCAAAGAGGTCTTCATCTCTGGATCCTTCAACAACTGGAGCACTAAGATCCCACTCATCAAGAG CCACAACGACTTCGTTGCTATCCTGGATCTCCCAGAAGGAGAGCACCAGTACAAATTTTTTGTGGATGGCCAGTGGGTCCATGACCCATCTGAG CCCGTGGTCACCAGCCAGATGGGGACGATTAACAACCTAATCCACGTCAAGAAGTCTGACTTCGAGGTGTTCGATGCATTGAAGGTGGATTCCCTGGAGAGCTCAGAAACCTCAGGTCGGG aCTTATCAAGCTCACCACCTGGACCTTATGGCCAAGAGATGTACGTATACCGGCCCGAGGAGCGCTTCAAATCCCCACCCATCCTCCCACCTCATCTCCTCCAGGTCATCCTGAACAAGGACACCAATATCTCG TgtgacccagcactgctgcccgAACCCAACCACGTCATGCTCAATCACCTCTACGCGCTCTCCATCAAG GACGGCGTGATGGTGCTCAGTGCCACGCACCGCTACAAGAAGAAGTACGTCACCACGCTGCTGTACAAGCCCATCTGA
- the PRKAB2 gene encoding 5'-AMP-activated protein kinase subunit beta-2 isoform X2, with protein sequence MGNTTSERVSGERHGSKSHRSDGSGASHPTKEHPHKIMVGSTDDPSVFSSHDSKIPGDKEFVSWQPDLEESVKPSQQARPTVIRWADGGKEVFISGSFNNWSTKIPLIKSHNDFVAILDLPEGEHQYKFFVDGQWVHDPSEPVVTSQMGTINNLIHVKKSDFEVFDALKVDSLESSETSDLSSSPPGPYGQEMYVYRPEERFKSPPILPPHLLQVILNKDTNISCDPALLPEPNHVMLNHLYALSIKDGVMVLSATHRYKKKYVTTLLYKPI encoded by the exons ATGGGGAACACCACCAGCGAGCGAGTGTCCGGGGAGCGCCATGGCTCCAAGTCCCACCGCTCGGACGGCTCCGGTGCCTCCCACCCCACCAAGGAGCACCCGCACAAGATCATGGTGGGCAGCACCGATGACCCCAGCGTTTTCAGCTCCCATGACTCCAAG ATTCCTGGGGACAAGGAGTTTGTGTCGTGGCAGCCAGATCTAGAGGAGTCAGTGAAACCATCCCAACAGGCTCGACCAACTGTCATCCGCTGGGCCGATGGAGGCAAAGAGGTCTTCATCTCTGGATCCTTCAACAACTGGAGCACTAAGATCCCACTCATCAAGAG CCACAACGACTTCGTTGCTATCCTGGATCTCCCAGAAGGAGAGCACCAGTACAAATTTTTTGTGGATGGCCAGTGGGTCCATGACCCATCTGAG CCCGTGGTCACCAGCCAGATGGGGACGATTAACAACCTAATCCACGTCAAGAAGTCTGACTTCGAGGTGTTCGATGCATTGAAGGTGGATTCCCTGGAGAGCTCAGAAACCTCAG aCTTATCAAGCTCACCACCTGGACCTTATGGCCAAGAGATGTACGTATACCGGCCCGAGGAGCGCTTCAAATCCCCACCCATCCTCCCACCTCATCTCCTCCAGGTCATCCTGAACAAGGACACCAATATCTCG TgtgacccagcactgctgcccgAACCCAACCACGTCATGCTCAATCACCTCTACGCGCTCTCCATCAAG GACGGCGTGATGGTGCTCAGTGCCACGCACCGCTACAAGAAGAAGTACGTCACCACGCTGCTGTACAAGCCCATCTGA
- the LOC116790963 gene encoding dimethylaniline monooxygenase [N-oxide-forming] 5-like isoform X1: protein MRDMAPQRVAIIGAGASGLCALKCCLDEGLEPTCFERSKDIGGLWRFEENPEDGRASIYRSVIINTSKEMMCFSDFPIPEDFPNYMHNSKIMEYFRMYAQRFDLLRHIRFRTSVCRVSKRPDFATTGQWEVVTESEGKQEAAVFDAVLVCSGHHTDAHLPLNTFPGLEKFEGSYLHSRDYKSPQPFSGKRVVVVGTGNSGIDIAVELSHTAKQVFLSTKRGTWVLHRVADKGYPFDFSYLNRFRQLYTSLLPQKVTSFFVERKLNARFDHTLYGLKPQHSIFDQHPTVNDDLPNRIISGRVRVKPNIQEFTETSVIFEDGTREDIDAVVFATGYSFSFPFLEGCVKVVQNQISLYKFVFPPDLEKPTLAFIGLIQPLGAIMPISELQSRWATQVFKGLQDLPPLANMLAEITETKDQMAKRYVKSQRHTIQVDYIPYMDELACQLGVKPNLLTLFLTDPRLALEVAFGPCTPYQYRLRGPGAWAGAREAILTQRQRVVRALQPRGRARPSALPRILKILFSIIGVIAAILVYGSRSP, encoded by the exons ATGCGGGACATGGCTCCCCAGAGAGTAGCCATCATTGGTGCCGGTGCCTCTGGCCTGTGTGCCCTGAAATGCTGCCTggatgaggggctggagccCACCTGCTTTGAGAGGAGCAAGGACATCGGGGGCCTCTGGCGCTTCGAG GAGAACCCCGAGGACGGCCGTGCCAGCATCTACCGCTCTGTCATCATCAACACCTCCAAGGAGATGATGTGCTTCAGCGACTTCCCCATCCCCGAGGACTTCCCCAACTACATGCACAACTCCAAGATCATGGAGTACTTCCGCATGTACGCCCAGCGCTTCGACCTGCTCCGCCACATCCGCTTCAGG ACCAGCGTGTGCCGCGTGTCCAAGCGCCCTGACTTTGCCACCACGGGCCAGTGGGAGGTGGTGACGGAGAGCgaggggaagcaggaggctgCTGTCTTCGATGCTGTGCTGGTGTGCAGCGGGCACCACACCGATGCACATCTCCCACTGAACACCTTCCCAG ggctggaaaagTTTGAGGGCTCGTACCTGCACAGCCGGGACTACAAGAGCCCACAACCCTTTTCAGGAAAGCGGGTGGTCGTGGTTGGCACCGGGAATTCAGGCATCGATATCGCAGTGGAGCTGAGCCACACAGCCAAACAG gTTTTTCTCAGCACCAAGCGTGGGACCTGGGTGCTACACCGGGTGGCGGACAAAGGATACCCCTTTGACTTCAGCTACCTCAACCGCTTCAGGCAGCTCTACACGAGCCTGCTGCCTCAAAAGGTCACCAGTTTTTTCGTGGAGAGGAAGCTGAATGCCCGCTTTGACCACACACTCTATGGCCTAAAGCCCCAGCACAG CATCTTTGACCAGCACCCGACCGTCAACGACGACCTGCCCAACCGCATCATTTCAGGCAGGGTGCGGGTGAAGCCGAACATCCAGGAGTTCACAGAGACATCTGTGATCTTTGAGGACGGCACCAGGGAAGACATTGACGCTGTGGTCTTTGCCACGGGATAcagcttctccttccctttcctcgAGGGGTGTGTGAAGGTGGTGCAGAACCAGATCTCCCTCTACAAATTCGTGTTCCCCCCTGACCTGGAGAAGCCAACGCTGGCTTTCATCGGCCTCATTCAGCCCCTGGGTGCCATCATGCCCATCTCTGAGCTCCAGAGTCGCTGGGCCACGCAAGTCTTCAAGG ggctgcaggaccTGCCGCCACTTGCCAACATGCTGGCTGAGATCACAGAGACCAAGGACCAAATGGCCAAGCG gTACGTGAAGAGCCAGCGGCACACCATCCAGGTGGATTACATCCCCTACATGGACGAGCTCGCCTGCCAGCTGGGGGTCAAGCCCAACCTGCTCACCCTCTTCCTCACGGACCCCAGGCTGGCTCTGGAGGTGGCCTTCGGTCCCTGCACGCCGTACCAGTACCGGCTGCGGGGCCCGGGTGCGTGGGCGGGTGCCAGGGAGGCAATCCTGACCCAGCGGCAGCGTGTGGtcagagccctgcagccccgAGGCAGGGCCCGCCCCAGCGCCCTGCCCCGCATCCTCAAGATCCTCTTCAGCATCATCGGCGTGATTGCGGCCATCCTCGTCTACGGCTCGCGCTCTCCTTAG
- the LOC116790963 gene encoding dimethylaniline monooxygenase [N-oxide-forming] 5-like isoform X2, with amino-acid sequence MRDMAPQRVAIIGAGASGLCALKCCLDEGLEPTCFERSKDIGGLWRFEENPEDGRASIYRSVIINTSKEMMCFSDFPIPEDFPNYMHNSKIMEYFRMYAQRFDLLRHIRFRTSVCRVSKRPDFATTGQWEVVTESEGKQEAAVFDAVLVCSGHHTDAHLPLNTFPGLEKFEGSYLHSRDYKSPQPFSGKRVVVVGTGNSGIDIAVELSHTAKQVFLSTKRGTWVLHRVADKGYPFDFSYLNRFRQLYTSLLPQKVTSFFVERKLNARFDHTLYGLKPQHSIFDQHPTVNDDLPNRIISGRVRVKPNIQEFTETSVIFEDGTREDIDAVVFATGYSFSFPFLEGCVKVVQNQISLYKFVFPPDLEKPTLAFIGLIQPLGAIMPISELQSRWATQVFKGQKPALYFATSLTLIISCESR; translated from the exons ATGCGGGACATGGCTCCCCAGAGAGTAGCCATCATTGGTGCCGGTGCCTCTGGCCTGTGTGCCCTGAAATGCTGCCTggatgaggggctggagccCACCTGCTTTGAGAGGAGCAAGGACATCGGGGGCCTCTGGCGCTTCGAG GAGAACCCCGAGGACGGCCGTGCCAGCATCTACCGCTCTGTCATCATCAACACCTCCAAGGAGATGATGTGCTTCAGCGACTTCCCCATCCCCGAGGACTTCCCCAACTACATGCACAACTCCAAGATCATGGAGTACTTCCGCATGTACGCCCAGCGCTTCGACCTGCTCCGCCACATCCGCTTCAGG ACCAGCGTGTGCCGCGTGTCCAAGCGCCCTGACTTTGCCACCACGGGCCAGTGGGAGGTGGTGACGGAGAGCgaggggaagcaggaggctgCTGTCTTCGATGCTGTGCTGGTGTGCAGCGGGCACCACACCGATGCACATCTCCCACTGAACACCTTCCCAG ggctggaaaagTTTGAGGGCTCGTACCTGCACAGCCGGGACTACAAGAGCCCACAACCCTTTTCAGGAAAGCGGGTGGTCGTGGTTGGCACCGGGAATTCAGGCATCGATATCGCAGTGGAGCTGAGCCACACAGCCAAACAG gTTTTTCTCAGCACCAAGCGTGGGACCTGGGTGCTACACCGGGTGGCGGACAAAGGATACCCCTTTGACTTCAGCTACCTCAACCGCTTCAGGCAGCTCTACACGAGCCTGCTGCCTCAAAAGGTCACCAGTTTTTTCGTGGAGAGGAAGCTGAATGCCCGCTTTGACCACACACTCTATGGCCTAAAGCCCCAGCACAG CATCTTTGACCAGCACCCGACCGTCAACGACGACCTGCCCAACCGCATCATTTCAGGCAGGGTGCGGGTGAAGCCGAACATCCAGGAGTTCACAGAGACATCTGTGATCTTTGAGGACGGCACCAGGGAAGACATTGACGCTGTGGTCTTTGCCACGGGATAcagcttctccttccctttcctcgAGGGGTGTGTGAAGGTGGTGCAGAACCAGATCTCCCTCTACAAATTCGTGTTCCCCCCTGACCTGGAGAAGCCAACGCTGGCTTTCATCGGCCTCATTCAGCCCCTGGGTGCCATCATGCCCATCTCTGAGCTCCAGAGTCGCTGGGCCACGCAAGTCTTCAAGG GACAAAAACCAGCACTGTATTTTGCAACAAGTCTTACATTGATCATCTCTTGTGAGAGCCGCTAA
- the LOC116790964 gene encoding dimethylaniline monooxygenase [N-oxide-forming] 5-like yields MAKRVAIIGGGSSGLCAIKACLQEGLEPVCFERSRDIGGLWRFEENPEDGRASIYRSVIINTSKEMMCFSDFPIPEDFPNYMHNSKIMEYFRMYAQHFDLLRHIRFRTSVCRVSKRPDFAITGQWEVVTESEGKQEAAVFDAVLVCTGHHTDAHLPLNTFPGIEKFNGHYLHSRDYKDPQDFRDKRVVVIGIGNSGSDLAVEISQMAKQVFLSTRRGAWILNRVGDQGYPIDTILTTRMKVFLQELLSPSLACDYMEKKLNARFDHTHYGLKPKHRVFHQHPTVNDDLPNRIISGRVQVKPNVQEFTETSAIFEDGTREDIDVVVFATGYSFSFPFLEGFVKVVENQIPLYKFMFPPDLEKPTLAFIGFIQPLGAIMPISELQCRWATRVFKGLNELPPRHDMEADIKQKKEAMAKRYVKSQRHTIQVDYIPYMDELACQLGVKPNLLTLFLTDPKLALEVAFGPCTPYQYRLRGPGAWAGAREAILTQQQRIIKPLQTRHVEERPSALAVPLIFKVVGAVAILAAVFAYF; encoded by the exons ATGGCAAAGAGGGTGGCCATCATCGGCGGGGGCAGCAGCGGGCTGTGCGCCATCAAAGCCTGcctgcaggaggggctggagcccgTCTGCTTCGAGAGGAGCCGGGACATCGGAGGCCTCTGGAGGTTTGAG GAGAACCCCGAGGACGGCCGTGCCAGCATCTACCGCTCTGTCATCATCAACACCTCCAAGGAGATGATGTGCTTCAGCGACTTCCCCATCCCCGAGGACTTCCCCAACTACATGCACAACTCCAAGATCATGGAGTACTTCCGCATGTACGCCCAGCACTTCGACCTGCTCCGCCACATCCGCTTCAGG ACCAGCGTGTGCCGCGTGTCCAAGCGCCCTGACTTTGCCATCACGGGCCAGTGGGAGGTGGTGACGGAGAGCgaggggaagcaggaggcagctgtCTTTGACGCCGTGCTGGTGTGCACAGGGCACCACACCGATGCACATCTCCCACTGAACACCTTCCCAG GAATCGAGAAGTTCAACGGCCACTACCTCCACAGCCGAGACTACAAGGACCCTCAGGATTTCAGGGACAAGAGGGTCGTTGTTATCGGGATTGGGAATTCAGGGTCAGACCTGGCTGTGGAGATCAGCCAAATGGCAAAGCAG GTCTTCCTCAGCACCCGCCGGGGTGCATGGATCCTCAACCGCGTTGGAGATCAGGGCTACCCCATCGACACCATCTTAACCACCCGCATGAAGGTattcctgcaggagctgctcagcccgTCCCTGGCGTGTGACTACATGGAGAAGAAGCTGAACGCCAGGTTTGACCACACGCATTACGGCCTGAAGCCAAAGCACAG GGTCTTTCACCAGCATCCAACCGTCAATGATGACCTGCCCAACCGCATCATTTCAGGCAGGGTGCAGGTGAAGCCAAATGTCCAGGAGTTCACGGAGACATCTGCCATCTTCGAGGATGGCACCAGGGAAGACATTGATGTCGTAGTTTTTGCCACAGGATACAGCTTCTCCTTCCCATTCCTTGAGGGCTTTGTGAAGGTGGTGGAGAACCAGATCCCCCTCTACAAATTCATGTTCCCCCCTGACCTGGAGAAGCCAACGCTGGCTTTCATCGGCTTCATCCAGCCCCTGGGTGCCATCATGCCCATCTCTGAGCTCCAGTGTCGCTGGGCCACTCGCGTCTTCAAGG GTCTGAATGAGCTGCCCCCGCGGCACGACATGGAGGCTGACatcaaacagaagaaagaagcgATGGCAAAGCG gTACGTGAAGAGCCAGCGGCACACCATCCAGGTGGATTACATCCCCTACATGGACGAGCTCGCCTGCCAGCTGGGGGTCAAGCCCAACCTGCTCACCCTCTTCCTCACGGACCCCAAGCTGGCTCTGGAGGTGGCCTTCGGTCCCTGCACGCCGTACCAGTACCGGCTGCGGGGCCCGGGTGCGTGGGCGGGTGCCAGGGAGGCCATCCTGACCCAGCAGCAGCGCATCATCAAGCCCCTGCAGACGCGGCACGTGGAGGAACGGCCCTCGGCCCTCGCTGTGCCCCTCATATTCAAGGTGGTCGGGGCCGTGGCCAtccttgctgctgtttttgCTTACTTTTAG